The following are from one region of the Salvia hispanica cultivar TCC Black 2014 chromosome 1, UniMelb_Shisp_WGS_1.0, whole genome shotgun sequence genome:
- the LOC125207815 gene encoding heat shock 70 kDa protein 18-like has translation MPFSPSGSRSVLESLMAEKGKGRSIGIDLGTSYSCVAAWKNNRIEIIPNEQGNRTTPSHVAFTDSHRLIGDAAKTQFAYNPLNTVFDAKRLIGRKFSDPIVQSDMAIWPFKVITDATDKPMIVVSYKGEEKQFSAEEISSMVLSKMKDIAEAYLGTTITDAVVSVPAYFNDSQRQATKDAGTIAGLNVMRIISDPTAAAIAYGLDNGGTRSVAKNVLIFDLGGGTLDVSVIKIVANDIEVKAIAGDTHLGGRDIDNRMVNHFREEFERKNKKDISGNPKAMSKLRNACERAKRGLSSAFETPIEIESLIDGIDLFSTISRVTFEKLNMDLFSKCIEQVKKCVSDAKMEKSEVDEVLLMGGSSRIPKLQEMLKEFFNRKEVRKTINTDEAVAHGAAVLAAKLSGEGNDNVQKLILFEVTPLSLCIEVDGDQMLCIPRNTLIPTRRVDTYRTAEDNQTTVSFLVYEGESSKATDNNLLGEFKLKGIPAAPRGVAKIKVCFDIDENGILNVSAEHTKTGVKNNISITNYTGKGRRSGKEIEKMNKFKDEEPREKVNTRSNWDCANKVKDGLRNVAKKTEDAYEYLKTRRDPNKHAEVADNKNKMDEHETHCNQTMAVGAIADLNVMRIINDPTDAAISYGHVNGDTRSVAKNVLIFDLGGGTLNVSVVKIVANDIEVKAIAGDTHLGGQDMDNRMMNYFMKEFKSKTGKNISRNPTVMSRLREACERARRDLSSATEAQIKIESLMDGIGLFSTISRLTFEGLNMDLFEKCMYQVKKCVSDAKMEISSVHEVFLMGGSSRIPKLQEMLENFFNGKEVRKTINPGEVVAYSAAVLAANLSGEVDGDRTLVCEPVYEDERSKATDNNLLSESRLEGLPTAPRCDIEFKVHFGIDENGILSVSAEHIETGMENTITITNDKGRLSNKEIERMIRDATKYKEEDEEFREKVKARSNLEDYAYKTRNAIRSAAKLESKHKQKMEDAFESFKKWLESNKHAEVADYENMMKELETVFNTIIAEMN, from the exons ATGCCATTCTCACCGAGCGGCTCTCG CTCTGTTTTAGAATCATTAATGGCGGAAAAGGGGAAAGGGCGGTCTATTGGGATTGATTTGGGGACGTCATATTCGTGTGTGGCTGCGTGGAAGAACAACCGCATTGAGATTATACCAAACGAACAGGGCAACCGCACCACGCCGTCTCACGTCGCTTTCACCGACTCCCATCGGCTCATTGGTGACGCCGCCAAGACTCAATTCGCCTATAATCCCTTGAACACTGTTTTCG ATGCAAAGAGGTTGATCGGTCGTAAATTCAGTGACCCAATTGTTCAGAGTGACATGGCAATTTGGCCATTCAAGGTCATTACTGATGCTACTGACAAGCCTATGATTGTTGTTAGCTACAAAGGGGAGGAGAAACAGTTTTCAGCTGAGGAAATCTCCTCAATGGTGCTTTCTAAGATGAAGGATATCGCTGAGGCATATCTTGGAACAACTATCACAGATGCAGTTGTTTCTGTGCCAGCTTATTTCAATGACTCTCAGCGTCAGGCCACCAAGGATGCCGGAACCATTGCCGGCCTTAACGTTATGAGGATCATTAGTGATCCTACTGCTGCAGCCATTGCGTATGGTCTTGATAATGGGGGTACTCGCTCTGTGGCAAAGAATGTGCTCATTTTCGACCTTGGTGGTGGCACGCTCGATGTGTCTGTGATCAAGATTGTGGCAAATGACATTGAAGTAAAGGCTATCGCTGGGGATACTCATCTCGGAGGCCGGGACATAGACAACAGGATGGTGAATCACTTCAGGGAAGAGTTTGaaaggaagaataaaaagGATATTAGTGGGAATCCAAAAGCTATGAGCAAATTGAGGAATGCTTGTGAAAGAGCGAAGAGGGGTCTTTCCTCTGCTTTCGAAACCCCAATTGAGATTGAATCATTGATAGATGGGATTGATCTGTTTTCGACTATTAGTCGTGTTACATTTGAGAAACTCAACATGGATTTATTCAGCAAATGTATAGAGCAGGTTAAGAAATGCGTGAGTGATGCAAAGATGGAGAAGAGCGAGGTTGATGAGGTGTTGCTAATGGGGGGGTCGAGTAGAATTCCGAAGCTGCAGGAGATGTTGAAGGAGTTTTTTAATAGGAAAGAGGTGCGCAAGACCATTAATACAGATGAAGCTGTGGCTCATGGTGCGGCAGTGCTGGCAGCCAAGTTGAGTGGTGAAGGCAATGACAATGTGCAAAAGCTCATTCTTTTCGAAGTTACTCCATTGTCCCTTTGTATTGAAGTTGATGGAGATCAGATGTTATGTATTCCAAGGAATACACTAATCCCAACTAGGCGGGTGGATACTTATCGCACGGCAGAAGACAACCAGACCACTGTGTCGTTTTTGGTGTATGAGGGTGAAAGTAGCAAGGCAACAGATAACAATCTGCTAGGTGAATTCAAACTCAAAGGCATTCCTGCAGCGCCCAGAGGTGTTGCTAAAATCAAAGTTTGCTTCGACATTGATGAGAATGGTATCTTGAATGTGTCAGCGGAACACACAAAGACTGGAGTGAAGAACAACATCAGCATAACCAACTACACAGGAAAGGGCAGGCGGTCTGGGAAAGAAATAGAGAAGATGAACAAGTTTAAGGATGAGGAGCCTAGGGAGAAGGTTAATACTAGGTCTAACTGGGACTGCGCCAACAAAGTGAAAGACGGTCTTAGAAATGTAGCCAAGAAAACGGAGGATGCTTACGAGTATTTGAAAACGAGGCGGGATCCCAACAAACATGCAGAGGTTGCTGATAATAAAAACAAGATGGATGAGCATGAGACTCATTGCAATCAAACAATGGCCGTTGGAGCCATTGCCGACCTTAACGTTATGAGGATCATTAATGATCCTACTGATGCAGCCATTTCGTATGGTCATGTTAATGGGGATACTCGCTCTGTGGCAAAGAATGTGCTGATTTTCGACCTTGGTGGTGGCACGCTCAATGTGTCTGTGGTCAAGATTGTGGCAAATGACATTGAAGTGAAGGCTATCGCTGGTGATACTCATCTCGGAGGCCAGGACATGGACAACAGGATGATGAATTACTTCATGAAAGAGTTTAAAAGCAAGACTGGTAAGAATATTAGTAGGAATCCAACAGTTATGAGTAGATTGAGGGAGGCTTGTGAAAGAGCCAGGAGGGATCTTTCCTCTGCTACCGAGGCCCAAATTAAGATTGAATCATTGATGGATGGGATTGGTCTGTTTTCGACTATAAGTCGTCTTACATTTGAGGGCCTAAACATGGATTTATTCGAAAAATGTATGTATCAGGTTAAGAAATGCGTGAGTGATGCAAAGATGGAGATAAGCAGTGTCCATGAAGTGTTTCTGATGGGGGGGTCGAGTAGAATTCCGAAGCTGCAGGAGATGTtggagaatttttttaatgggaAAGAGGTGCGCAAGACCATTAATCCAGGCGAAGTTGTGGCTTATAGTGCAGCAGTGTTGGCAGCCAATTTGAGTGGTGAAGTTGATGGAGATCGGACGTTAGTATGTGAGCCGGTGTATGAGGACGAAAGAAGCAAGGCAACAGACAATAACCTGCTAAGTGAATCCAGACTCGAAGGCCTACCAACAGCGCCCAGATGTGATATTGAATTCAAAGTGCACTTCGGAATCGATGAGAATGGTATCTTGAGTGTGTCAGCGGAGCACATAGAGACTGGAATGGAGAACACCATTACCATCACTAACGACAAGGGCAGACTGTCTAATAAAGAAATCGAAAGGATGATTCGGGACGCAACGAAGTACAAGGAGGAGGATGAGGAGTTCAGGGAGAAGGTTAAGGCCAGGTCTAACTTGGAGGACTACGCCTACAAAACGAGAAACGCCATTAGAAGTGCAGCCAAGCTCGAATCAAAACACAAGCAGAAGATGGAGGATGCTTTCGAGTCTTTTAAGAAGTGGTTGGAGTCCAACAAACATGCAGAGGTTGCTGATTATGAAAACATGATGAAAGAGCTTGAGACTGTTTTCAATACCATCATCGCCGAGATGAATTAA
- the LOC125202728 gene encoding uncharacterized protein LOC125202728, with protein MEGMREIARSYYDRASDAEKISIEQSFAKLDVDSDGKISLAEFKKSVSLWLCADAVFQKLDKNGDGCLDFDEFLCLYYMEKKVAIGKCSGCSELLVGPYFSCSLCLGRGEDTYDLCCSCYRRGAELPHEHSVQNMMDHHSLLTLLRNRTAEDEKVQKKKGMEELHVIAKAHYRAGSPQVKKLAREFYKSMDTDGDGQVDLSEFIAFMKHEGYSFMQNRSFFDKLDLDNRGTLDFYDVMTLYYIIRSGRPFCDCCAEFIPGIFFSCVDCFKNPKTSFHLCCDCYQMRKCNHNHDGRSQFLDNYAFLQAMRDPELAHASGVNSNEARNRPTNSMFPLQHEGTVVMIENAIVQAPPKPKWNKRKAAYYLLDTAVKFGAFSTFSSCTIL; from the exons atggAAGGAATGAGAGAAATCGCGAGATCCTACTACGACAGAGCAAGCGACGCCGAGAAGATATCGATCGAACAATCCTTCGCAAAACTCGACGTCGACAGCGACGGGAAGATAAGCCTGGCGGAGTTCAAGAAGTCGGTGAGCTTGTGGCTATGCGCGGATGCCGTGTTCCAGAAACTTGACAAGAACGGCGACGGGTGCCTCGATTTCGATGAGTTTCTGTGCCTTTACTACATGGAGAAGAAGGTGGCCATAGGCAAATGCAGCGGCTGCTCGGAGCTGCTGGTGGGGCCCTACTTCTCTTGCTCGCTTTGCTTGGGAAGAGGCGAAGATACGTACGACCTCTGCTGCTCTTGCTACCGCCGTGGCGCTGAGTTGCCGCATGAGCACTCTGTGCAGAACATGATGGATCATCACTCTCTGCTCACGCTCCTCAGGAATCGTACGGCTGAGGATGAAAAAGTCCAAAAAAAG AAAGGAATGGAAGAACTACACGTAATCGCAAAAGCCCATTACCGAGCAGGATCTCCACAGGTCAAAAAATTAGCAAGAGAATTTTACAAATCCATGGACACAGATGGAGACGGTCAAGTCGATCTTTCCGAGTTCATAGCCTTCATGAAGCACGAAGGCTATTCCTTCATGCAAAACCGTTCTTTCTTCGACAAGCTTGACCTAGACAACAGAGGCACCCTAGACTTCTATGATGTCATGACATTGTATTACATCATTAGGAGTGGCCGCCCCTTCTGCGACTGCTGCGCTGAATTCATCCCCGGAATATTCTTCTCCTGTGTCGACTGCTTTAAGAATCCGAAAACCTCATTCCATCTGTGTTGTGATTGCTATCAGATGCGGAAATGCAATCATAATCACGACGGCCGGTCTCAGTTTCTGGACAATTATGCATTTTTGCAAGCTATGAGAGATCCGGAGCTTGCACATGCGTCGGGGGTAAATTCTAATGAG GCTAGGAATAGACCCACAAATTCCATGTTTCCATTACAACATGAAGGCACTGTAGTTATGATAGAAAATGCAATTGTTCAAGCACCACCAAAACCAAAGTGG AATAAAAGGAAGGCTGCATATTATTTACTTGACACAGCAGTCAAATTCGGGGCCTTTTCCACCTTCAGCTCCTGCACTATTTTGTGA